In Erigeron canadensis isolate Cc75 chromosome 6, C_canadensis_v1, whole genome shotgun sequence, the following are encoded in one genomic region:
- the LOC122606304 gene encoding subtilisin-like protease SBT1.3, with protein sequence MVGGGNGIPLKWWLICLYLSAVILAVSSTNNVVVSKKTYIVHMDISALPDAFTDHVDWYSSLVKSVAAVGINEEEEENEQRLVYTYQSAFHGMAARLTEAEAERLEGQDGVVGVLPEVKYELHTTRSPLFLGLEPQDTTSVWMDKLTDHDVVVGVLDTGIWPESPSFNDTGFTTMPTRWKGACEVGKGFEKRHCNKKIVGARAFYRGYEAATGSINEEKEYKSARDQDGHGTHTAATVAGSPVHGANLLGYAYGTARGMSPGARIAAYKVCWTGGCFSSDILSAVDKAVGDGVDILSISLGGGVSSYNRDSLSIATFGAMEKGILISCSAGNGGPDPVSLTNVSPWITTVGASTMDRDFPGSVKLGSGVMMKGVSLYKGRRNLSSNMMYPLVYTGSNSSSPDPGSLCLEGTLDPHVVAGKIVICDRGISPRVQKGQVVKQAGGVGMILSNTAANGEELVADCHLLPAVAVGEKEGKAIKQYAMRDPKPTGNLAFYGTKVGIRPSPVVAAFSSRGPNFISLEVLKPDLVAPGVNILAAWTGDMGPSSLETDRRRVAFNILSGTSMSCPHVSGVAALLKARHPEWSPAAVKSALMTTAYIHDNSYKPLQDSSTGGPSSPYDHGAGHINPSRAVDPGLIYDIGAQDYFDFLCTQGLTTTQLVVFAKFANRTCHHTLSGPSDLNYPALSAVFPEDKKVSSLTIHRTVTNVGSPSSKYHVAVSQFKGVDVKVEPLVLNFTKKYQKLSYKVTFVTKSRQIAPESGALIWKDGIHRVRSPIVITWLSPL encoded by the coding sequence ATGGTTGGTGGTGGTAATGGGATTCCACTCAAATGGTGGCTAATATGCCTGTATCTATCAGCTGTCATCCTTGCTGTTTCATCCACTAACAATGTGGTGGTATCTAAGAAAACTTATATTGTCCATATGGACATTTCGGCTCTTCCTGATGCTTTCACTGACCATGTTGATTGGTACTCGTCACTAGTAAAATCAGTAGCAGCGGTGGGAAtcaatgaagaagaagaagaaaacgaACAAAGGCTCGTGTATACGTACCAGTCGGCTTTTCATGGAATGGCTGCACGGCTAACAGAAGCAGAAGCAGAAAGGCTAGAGGGGCAGGATGGCGTTGTTGGGGTGCTCCCTGAAGTTAAATACGAACTGCATACCACTCGAAGTCCTCTGTTTCTAGGACTTGAGCCACAAGATACTACGAGTGTCTGGATGGACAAACTGACCGACCATGACGTCGTTGTTGGTGTACTGGACACCGGTATCTGGCCTGAGAGTCCTAGCTTCAATGACACCGGGTTTACCACAATGCCAACACGCTGGAAAGGCGCGTGTGAAGTGGGAAAGGGCTTTGAAAAACGCCATTGTAATAAAAAGATTGTGGGTGCAAGGGCATTTTACCGTGGGTATGAAGCAGCCACAGGGAGTATTAATGAGGAGAAAGAGTATAAATCTGCTAGGGATCAAGATGGGCATGGAACGCACACAGCGGCTACGGTGGCGGGTTCGCCGGTGCATGGGGCTAATCTTTTGGGCTATGCTTACGGCACAGCCCGAGGGATGTCCCCTGGGGCGAGGATTGCAGCTTATAAAGTGTGTTGGACTGGTGGTTGTTTTAGCTCAGATATTCTTTCCGCAGTTGATAAGGCGGTTGGAGACGGAGTTGATATCTTGTCTATTTCATTAGGTGGTGGTGTTTCGTCTTACAATCGTGACAGCTTGTCAATAGCAACATTCGGAGCCATGGAGAAAGGGATTCTTATTTCGTGCTCTGCTGGAAATGGCGGGCCTGACCCCGTCAGTTTGACTAATGTGTCTCCGTGGATTACTACTGTCGGAGCAAGCACCATGGACCGAGATTTTCCGGGTTCGGTTAAGCTCGGATCTGGGGTGATGATGAAAGGTGTTTCTCTTTATAAAGGGCGAAGAAATCTTTCATCAAATATGATGTATCCGCTTGTTTACACTGGGAGTAATTCAAGCAGTCCTGACCCGGGTTCTTTGTGTTTAGAGGGAACATTGGACCCACATGTGGTTGCTGGAAAAATTGTGATATGTGACCGGGGTATTAGCCCTCGAGTTCAAAAGGGTCAGGTGGTGAAACAAGCAGGCGGTGTAGGCATGATTTTGTCCAACACTGCAGCTAATGGGGAAGAGCTCGTAGCAGACTGCCACCTTCTTCCTGCAGTAGCTGTAGGGGAAAAAGAGGGGAAAGCAATCAAGCAATATGCTATGAGAGATCCAAAACCAACAGGAAATCTTGCATTTTATGGGACTAAAGTTGGTATTCGGCCGTCACCAGTGGTGGCAGCTTTTTCGTCAAGAGGACCTAATTTTATCTCGTTGGAGGTTTTAAAACCGGACCTGGTGGCTCCGGGAGTCAACATACTAGCAGCTTGGACGGGTGACATGGGTCCATCGAGCCTAGAGACCGATCGAAGGAGAGTAGCCTTCAATATACTTTCAGGAACTTCAATGTCATGTCCTCATGTGAGTGGGGTTGCTGCATTGCTTAAAGCAAGGCATCCTGAATGGAGCCCTGCAGCTGTAAAATCAGCATTGATGACAACCGCGTATATCCACGATAATTCATACAAACCACTTCAAGATTCATCCACTGGTGGACCATCCAGCCCCTACGACCACGGTGCAGGTCACATAAACCCATCTAGAGCTGTTGACCCTGGTTTGATTTATGATATCGGAGCACAGGATTACTTTGACTTCCTATGCACACAAGGTTTGACCACCACTCAGCTCGTGGTTTTTGCCAAGTTTGCAAACCGGACCTGTCATCATACCCTTTCTGGTCCGAGTGATCTGAACTACCCAGCTCTATCTGCTGTGTTTCCAGAGGACAAAAAAGTTTCTTCATTGACCATTCACAGAACAGTCACTAACGTTGGATCTCCATCCTCAAAATACCATGTCGCCGTTTCACAATTCAAAGGCGTGGATGTGAAAGTGGAGCCATTGGTCCTAAACTTTaccaaaaaatatcaaaaactgTCTTACAAGGTTACGTTCGTAACAAAGAGTAGGCAAATAGCACCAGAGTCTGGAGCTTTGATATGGAAAGACGGTATACACAGAGTTAGAAGCCCAATTGTAATAACATGGTTGTCACCACTATAA
- the LOC122606306 gene encoding 3-ketoacyl-CoA synthase 5-like yields MSLILFCLFSSLFLNQTQTHIFLAIFGILLFTIIKTYFFLSSSPSIYLVDYSCLKPPNYWRVPFSSFLEHSRIVHSLDQESVDFMSKILVSSGQSQTTYIPPALHFIPPRSTHEEAINEAQIVLFPVFENLLSKTKLSPSDIDIIIFNCSGFCPSPSISSIIINKYSLREDIKSYNISGMGCSASALAVDMAQNLLKVHKNSNAVILSTEILSNGWYAGKDKSMMVLNCLFRSGSAAILITNKPSARRFSKYRLLYAVRTQAAFNDTAYNSAIREEDCEGNTGVTLKKDVLHAAGELLRSNFRVLGNSILPSEEKIRYGLSIMRKKVFDKSTQVYVPNFRKVIQHYCLPTSGKSVITEIGKKMKLKDEQVEAALMTLHRFGNQSSSSLWYELAYMEAKERVKTGERVLQMGMGSGPKCTSLVWECNRPIVGEAHKGPWDDSIHRYPVYSHPIRKDNI; encoded by the coding sequence ATGTCTTTAATCCTCTTTTGCTTATTTTCATCTCTTTTTCTCaatcaaacacaaacacacatctTTTTAGCCATCTTTGGTATACTTTTATTTACCATCATAAAAACATACTTTTTCCTATCATCATCCCCGTCAATCTATCTTGTAGACTACTCATGTCTAAAGCCACCAAACTATTGGCGGGTACCCTTTTCGTCTTTCCTCGAACACTCGCGGATAGTCCACTCTCTCGACCAAGAAAGCGTTGACTTCATGTCTAAAATCTTGGTCTCTTCAGGTCAGAGTCAAACAACATACATCCCTCCAGCTCTACACTTTATCCCACCAAGATCAACTCATGAAGAAGCCATCAATGAAGCTCAAATAGTTCTTTTCCCagtttttgaaaaccttttatcCAAAACCAAACTTTCCCCATCAGATATCGACATTATAATCTTCAACTGCAGCGGTTTTTGTCCGTCTCCTTCGATATCGTCCATCATTATCAACAAATATTCGCTGCGCGAAGATATAAAGAGTTACAACATAAGTGGCATGGGGTGTAGTGCAAGTGCATTAGCAGTTGACATGGCACAAAActtattaaaagttcataaaaactCGAATGCAGTTATTCTTAGTACAGAGATTTTATCAAACGGTTGGTATGCAGGTAAAGATAAGTCAATGATGGTCCTAAATTGTCTCTTTAGATCAGGCAGTGCAGCCATTTTGATCACTAACAAGCCATCTGCGAGACGCTTCTCGAAATATAGATTACTTTACGCTGTTCGAACACAAGCTGCGTTTAACGATACCGCTTATAATTCGGCTATTCGCGAAGAAGACTGTGAAGGAAATACAGGGGTGACTCTAAAAAAAGATGTGTTACATGCTGCAGGAGAGTTACTCAGATCGAATTTTCGAGTTCTGGGTAATTCTATTCTTCCATCAGAAGAAAAAATCCGGTATGGCCTTTCGATAATGAGAAAGAAAGTTTTCGATAAATCGACACAAGTTTATGTGCCGAATTTCAGGAAGGTGATACAGCATTACTGCTTACCAACATCTGGGAAATCAGTAATAACTGAAATAGGAAAAAAGATGAAGTTAAAAGATGAACAAGTGGAAGCTGCATTAATGACATTGCATCGGTTTGGAAATcagtcatcttcttcattgtgGTATGAGTTGGCTTACATGGAAGCAAAGGAGAGAGTGAAAACAGGGGAAAGAGTGTTGCAGATGGGAATGGGTAGCGGGCCTAAATGTACCAGCTTGGTGTGGGAGTGTAACAGGCCCATTGTTGGAGAGGCCCATAAAGGCCCATGGGATGATAGTATTCATAGATATCCTGTTTATAGTCATCCGATCAGAAAGGATAACATATGA
- the LOC122606305 gene encoding uncharacterized protein LOC122606305 yields MVNYYITWNGQLYALCSHSNVGPCVIRVEIVVKDGTVVIQLIAVGEACHLNSYRCPKQLFFLTGTCTELFLIVVGFRTKTDRIPGDVSLFKLDMASINWKELECLKNWDMSGLESEEFYQVLDDYLHDLAIIEDLWEEVQGFNDTIIVVDLVRDNLEYYNPAIASELGGYIHILDKMDKVIYSYRLTNNTIVRSPMPSSVLPKSHMSMWACWLEDDRREAEFIVDSKLEEDEMVINLISDNEVEVGESRLLDIPFDVLEMMMKFCVGVEYINFRATCKRCHLAARLIQWRNHTSLMRLQDYSLVSPWLMVVDRTQGIITFTDPILGDNYFMRCSQLTIANGTICCSRFGWLLFKTSEYCPVFFNPFTNDLRELPEAPFIIYSLWFSAPPASPECMVVGFTWLRVLILYVARETTWLEFDLCINPREYPICFPKFHGEGLYALHKTGELMVFRDLGKDNVSIEVFKAQAPRSCSCSEAQYFLVTCDQRLLLVVMGGLGESIEVFKLNESTQEWEKVNGVGKHMIYICDTTCLCIEVKMPEMENKIFLAQPSSRNKKIVFFHSKHARFTHLMVQASKKN; encoded by the exons ATGGTCAATTATTACATAACCTGGAATGGTCAATTATATGCTTTGTGTAGTCACAGTAATGTTGGTCCATGTGTCATACGGGTTGAAATTGTAGTCAAGGATGGAACGGTTGTGATACAACTAATAGCAGTTGGGGAAGCCTGTCATCTGAATTCCTATCGTTGTCCCAAACAGCTTTTTTTTCTCACAGGAACTTGTACAGAGTTGTTCCTCATTGTAGTTGGTTTTCGTACGAAAACTGACAGAATACCTGGTGATGTGTCTCTGTTTAAATTAGACATGGCTAGCATAAATTGGAAAGAATTGGAATGCCTCAAAAACTGGGACATGTCTGGTCTTGAAAGTGAAGAATTTTATCAAGTACTTGATGACTACCTTCATGACTTGGCCATTATTGAAGATCTGTGGGAAGAAGTGCAAGGCTTTAACGACACCATAATTGTTGTGGATCTTGTTCGTGATAACTTGGAATATTACAACCCTGCAATTGCCTCGGAGTTAGGTGGGTATATACACATTCTTGACAAAATGGACAAAGTAATATATTCGTATCGCCTCACCAATAATACCATTGTTCGATCTCCCATGCCTTCCTCAGTGCTGCCAAAAAGCCACATGTCAATGTGGGCATGCTG GTTAGAAGATGACCGTAGAGAAGCTGAATTCATAGTTGATTCTAAACTAGAAGAGGATGAGATGGTTATTAACTTAATATCAGACAATGAGGTTGAAGTTGGTGAATCTCGCTTGCTTGATATTCCATTTGATGTTctggagatgatgatgaagttttGTGTTGGCGTGGAATACATAAACTTTCGTGCTACATGCAAACGTTGTCATCTAGCAGCACGTCTAATACAATGGCGCAACCATACATCGTTAATGAGATTACAGGATTATTCACTAGTTTCACCTTGGTTGATGGTTGTAGACCGAACTCAAGGCATTATCACTTTCACAGATCCAATCTTGGGTGACAACTACTTTATGCGATGTTCACAGTTAACGATTGCTAATGGAACAATATGTTGTTCCAGGTTTGGTTGGCTGCTATTTAAGACCAGTGAATACTGCCCAGTGTTTTTTAATCCCTTCACAAATGATCTCCGCGAGCTTCCAGAAGcaccttttattatatattccTTATGGTTTTCTGCCCCGCCTGCTTCACCAGAATGTATGGTTGTTGGATTTACATGGTTGAGAGTTCTCATTCTTTATGTAGCCCGAGAAACAACCTGGCTGGAGTTTGATCTATGTATAAATCCAAGGGAATATCCGATTTGTTTTCCAAAATTTCATGGTGAAGGTCTTTATGCATTGCACAAGACGGGCGAACTCATGGTTTTCAGAGATTTGGGTAAAGATAATGTCTCTATCGAAGTTTTTAAAGCCCAAGCCCCAAGAAGTTGTAGCTGCTCTGAGGCACAATATTTTTTGGTGACATGTGACCAGCGTCTTTTACTAGTTGTTATGGGCGGGCTTGGAGAATCCATTGAGGTATTCAAGCTGAACGAATCTACACAAGAATGGGAAAAAGTAAATGGTGTAGGAAAGCACATGATTTATATTTGTGATACAACATGTCTCTGCATTGAAGTTAAAATGCCAGAAATGGAGAACAAGATCTTCCTTGCACAGCCAAGTTCTAGAAACAAGAAGATAGTTTTTTTTCACTCTAAACATGCACGTTTCACACATTTAATGGTACAAGCATCCAAGAAAAATTAG